One Halarcobacter ebronensis genomic window carries:
- a CDS encoding ribonucleoside triphosphate reductase, with product MIENILKRDGKYEKFQDFKIKDAIKKAFSSVHVTYDAVIYLNVLEELSKKRVVAVEDIQDSIEQELFKARYYDVMKSFMLYRHMHKMQREHLLGLNEDTTYVNSTQTIEEYINGTDWRINANSNTGYSHAGLINNSAGKIIANYWLDKIYSKEEGYAHRNADYHIHDLDCLSGYCAGWSLRVLLDEGFNGVRGRVESRAPNHFREALGQMANFLGILQSEWAGAQAFSSFDTYLAPYVFKDKLSFKEIKKAIRSFVYNLNVPARWGQSPFTNITIDWTVPEDLKGQIPTRNQEHIFKNIEDKQLLEKAVERGYSSLVDMTYKAFQKEMNLINKAYYEVMTEGDQTGQPFTFPIPTVNITEDFDWYGENTDLLFENTAKIGSSYFQNFIGSQYVKDENGKLIPNERAYKPGHVRSMCCRLQLDLRELLKRGGGLFGSAEMTGSVGVVTINMARLGYLYKGNKEALFNRLEELMDLAKSTLEKKRVFINDLYERGLFPYTKRYLPSFNNHFSTIGVNGINEMLINFSEKEYNISKPIGISFANEILDFMKQKMVSYQEETGNLYNLEATPAEGTTYRFAKEDKKRYNDIYQAGFGENIFYTNSTQLPVDFTDDIFEALDLQDGLQGKYTGGTVLHLYMRERISSTEACRKLIRNVISNYTLPYITISPVFSVCPKHGYISGEYEYCPICDEEILEEELKNNEKLRA from the coding sequence ATGATTGAAAATATACTCAAGCGTGACGGTAAATATGAGAAATTTCAGGACTTTAAAATAAAAGATGCCATAAAAAAGGCTTTTAGCAGTGTTCATGTAACATATGATGCTGTTATTTATTTAAATGTCCTCGAAGAGTTAAGTAAAAAGAGAGTAGTTGCAGTTGAAGATATTCAAGATTCTATTGAACAAGAGCTTTTTAAAGCAAGATATTATGATGTAATGAAATCTTTTATGCTATACAGGCACATGCATAAAATGCAAAGGGAACATCTTTTAGGTTTAAATGAAGATACAACTTATGTAAATTCAACTCAAACTATAGAAGAGTATATAAATGGTACAGATTGGAGAATAAATGCAAACTCAAATACAGGTTATTCTCATGCTGGACTTATAAATAACAGTGCTGGAAAAATTATTGCAAATTATTGGTTAGATAAAATTTATTCAAAAGAGGAAGGTTATGCCCATAGAAATGCAGATTATCACATTCATGATTTAGATTGTTTAAGTGGTTATTGTGCAGGATGGAGTTTAAGAGTTTTACTTGATGAAGGGTTTAACGGAGTGAGAGGAAGAGTTGAGAGTAGAGCTCCAAATCACTTTAGAGAAGCTTTAGGTCAAATGGCAAATTTTTTAGGTATTTTACAAAGTGAATGGGCTGGAGCTCAAGCTTTTTCATCATTTGACACCTATTTGGCTCCTTATGTTTTTAAAGACAAACTATCATTTAAAGAGATTAAAAAAGCTATTAGAAGTTTTGTCTATAACTTAAATGTTCCTGCACGTTGGGGACAAAGTCCTTTTACAAATATTACTATAGATTGGACAGTTCCAGAGGATTTAAAAGGACAAATACCAACAAGAAATCAAGAACACATTTTTAAAAATATTGAAGACAAACAATTATTAGAAAAAGCCGTAGAGAGAGGGTATAGCTCTTTAGTTGATATGACATATAAAGCTTTTCAAAAAGAGATGAATTTAATCAACAAAGCCTATTATGAAGTAATGACAGAAGGAGATCAAACAGGACAACCTTTTACTTTTCCTATCCCAACGGTTAATATAACTGAAGATTTTGATTGGTATGGAGAAAATACAGATTTACTTTTTGAAAATACAGCAAAGATTGGTTCTTCATATTTTCAAAACTTTATTGGAAGTCAATATGTAAAAGATGAAAATGGAAAACTTATACCAAATGAACGTGCATATAAACCAGGTCATGTAAGATCAATGTGTTGTAGATTGCAACTTGACTTAAGAGAACTTCTCAAAAGAGGAGGGGGACTTTTTGGTAGTGCTGAGATGACAGGAAGTGTTGGTGTTGTTACAATAAATATGGCAAGATTAGGATATTTGTACAAAGGTAATAAAGAGGCTCTTTTTAATAGACTTGAAGAGTTGATGGATTTAGCAAAATCAACTTTAGAGAAAAAAAGAGTTTTTATAAATGATTTATATGAAAGAGGACTATTCCCATACACAAAAAGATACCTTCCAAGTTTCAATAATCACTTTTCAACAATTGGTGTAAATGGAATAAATGAGATGCTTATTAATTTTAGTGAAAAAGAATACAATATTTCTAAACCAATTGGTATTTCATTTGCAAATGAGATATTAGATTTTATGAAACAAAAAATGGTTTCTTATCAAGAAGAGACAGGAAATTTATATAATCTTGAAGCAACGCCAGCAGAGGGAACCACATATAGATTTGCGAAGGAGGATAAAAAAAGATACAACGATATTTACCAAGCAGGTTTTGGAGAAAATATATTCTATACAAACTCTACCCAACTACCAGTTGATTTTACAGATGATATTTTTGAAGCATTAGATTTACAAGATGGTTTACAAGGTAAATATACAGGTGGTACAGTACTTCACTTATATATGAGAGAGAGAATAAGCTCAACAGAAGCTTGTAGAAAGCTAATTAGAAATGTTATTTCAAATTATACTCTACCATATATAACAATTTCACCAGTTTTTTCTGTGTGTCCAAAACATGGATATATTAGCGGTGAATATGAATATTGTCCAATATGTGATGAAGAAATTTTAGAAGAGGAGTTAAAAAACAATGAAAAGCTTAGAGCCTAA
- the nrdD gene encoding anaerobic ribonucleoside-triphosphate reductase: protein MKSLEPNKLKDKRTKCIVYTRVMGYHRPVESFNIGKKGEHRQRVKFIEKDYL from the coding sequence ATGAAAAGCTTAGAGCCTAATAAATTGAAAGATAAGAGAACAAAGTGTATAGTTTACACTAGAGTTATGGGATACCACAGACCAGTTGAGAGTTTCAACATAGGTAAGAAGGGTGAGCATAGACAAAGGGTAAAATTTATTGAAAAAGATTATCTATAA
- a CDS encoding anaerobic ribonucleoside-triphosphate reductase activating protein — MKKIIYNITPFTTVDYKDHLSCIAWFVSCNMRCKYCYNSQIVNAKSGNYTPLDLIAFLKKRIGLLDAVVLSGGEATNHNLLNLCRVVKKLGYKIKLDTNGLKPDVINELIQNQLIDFIALDYKAPQNKFTNITKINSNKKFTETLDMLIKDDFPFEVRTTVHPNLIDEEDINSIILDLEQREYKGTYYLQNYLHTQENLGNMQEPNKILNKTLLNSSLKIEYRNY, encoded by the coding sequence TTGAAAAAGATTATCTATAATATTACGCCTTTTACAACTGTTGATTATAAAGATCATCTATCTTGTATTGCATGGTTTGTATCATGCAATATGAGATGTAAATACTGTTATAACTCTCAAATTGTCAACGCAAAAAGTGGAAACTACACACCTTTGGATTTAATTGCCTTTTTAAAAAAGAGAATAGGGCTTTTAGATGCGGTTGTATTAAGTGGAGGTGAAGCAACAAATCACAATCTTCTTAATTTATGCAGAGTAGTTAAAAAACTTGGATATAAAATAAAACTAGATACAAATGGTCTTAAACCAGATGTTATTAATGAGCTTATACAAAATCAACTAATAGATTTTATTGCCTTAGATTACAAAGCTCCACAAAATAAATTTACAAATATAACTAAAATCAATTCAAATAAAAAATTTACAGAGACTTTGGATATGTTAATAAAAGATGATTTCCCTTTTGAAGTTAGAACAACAGTACATCCAAACCTAATTGATGAAGAGGATATAAACTCTATTATTTTAGATTTGGAACAAAGAGAGTATAAAGGTACTTACTATTTACAAAACTACCTTCATACCCAAGAGAATCTTGGAAATATGCAAGAGCCAAACAAAATATTAAATAAAACTCTTTTGAATAGCTCTTTAAAAATAGAGTATAGAAATTACTAA